The Tachypleus tridentatus isolate NWPU-2018 chromosome 5, ASM421037v1, whole genome shotgun sequence genome includes a window with the following:
- the LOC143250713 gene encoding SH3 domain-containing protein Dlish-like, translated as MAFLCPVRIRRGKRKKEGDKLSSRTPSIGRITGSASIETLVRVGIEKENGLSPDSKVVVLHDFTPCVDDELEVRRGQVVNVLYQENDWVYVIAENSQEGFIPHSYCAPYGTQPADLALNVKHKKLPRNETEHELDQTSSRGTLSGDSGGQHSDAESFGGAHQVKKGISSLGLQNSQSSSQVSLPNVHPFFKDPAGRFIVLYTFIARDENDVSVERGELVTVMNREDPDWFWIVRSDGQEGFVPSAFVYPADAIQEHVGQQVVNPADQTHPTQSLNNNHHPSPGAPEDLRCHGSELVMLYDYKAQAPDDLSVRRGDWVYADLNNQTVDGWLWAYAPKTRKYGFIPKAYARPPAMTSL; from the exons ATGGCATTTTTATGTCCTGTACGAATACGTCgaggaaaaagaaagaaag AAGGAGACAAGCTTTCATCCAGAACACCCAGTATTGGTCGTATCACTGGAAGTGCTAGCATTGAAACTTTAGTCCGAGTTGgaatagaaaaagaaaatggcTTGTCTCCAGACTCCAAGGTGGTTGTACTTCATGACTTTACTCCTTGTGTTGATGATGAATTAGAAGTCAGAAGAGGTCAGGTTGTAAATGTACTTTACCAGGAAAATGACTGGGTGTATGTAATAGCTGAGAACAGCCAGGAAGGCTTTATTCCACATTCTTACTGTGCTCCATATGGTACGCAACCAGCTGACTTAGCTCTAAATGTCAAACATAAGAAACTTCCAAGAAATGAGACTGAGCATGAACTTGACCAAACTTCTTCGAGAGGGACTCTCTCAGGTGACAGTGGCGGACAGCATTCTGATGCAGAGAGTTTTGGTGGTGCACATCAAGTTAAAAAAGGCATAAGCAGTCTTGGACTGCAGAATTCACAGTCATCATCTCAAGTGTCCTTGCCCAATGTCCATCCATTTTTCAAAGATCCTGCAGGAAGGTTTATTGTGTTATATACATTCATAGCTAGGGATGAAAATGATGTGAGTGTTGAACGGGGTGAGCTTGTGACAGTTATGAATCGTGAAGATCCAGATTGGTTTTGGATAGTTCGTTCTGATGGTCAGGAAGGATTTGTGCCAAGTGCTTTTGTTTATCCTGCTGATGCAATTCAAG AGCACGTAGGACAACAAGTTGTGAACCCTGCAGATCAGACACATCCTACCCAGTCTTTAAATAACAACCACCATCCATCTCCTGGAGCTCCTGAAGACCTCCGGTGTCATGGCAGCGAGCTTGTCATGTTGTATGATTATAAGGCACAGGCTCCTGATGACCTCAGTGTACGAAGGGGAGACTGGGTGTATGCAGACTTGAACAACCAGACAGTGGATGGTTGGTTATGGGCTTATGCTCCCAAGACAAGAAAATATGGTTTTATCCCTAAAGCGTATGCAAGGCCCCCGGCTATGACATCCTTATAG